One stretch of Acidimicrobiales bacterium DNA includes these proteins:
- a CDS encoding MoxR family ATPase, whose product MEPRFESVPAVRESLADVNYLADEGIAGVVYLADRLQKPILVEGPAGTGKTQLAKSVAEITGSRLIRLQCYEGLDESKALYEWNYKKQLLRIQAERNTDGTWDDIEDDIFSDDFLLTRPLLEAIRAEDPVVLLIDEVDRVEVETEALLLEILSDYQVSIPELGTVSARQIPLVFLTSNNTRELSEALKRRCLFLHIDYPDLEREKEIVLAKVPDITESLADQVARIVRSIRQLELKKSPSVSETLDWARTLVLLGIEQVDEAQATETINILLKYQTDIAKAIKEFGGDGQAWVRGGKTPSSQKS is encoded by the coding sequence ATGGAACCCCGATTCGAATCGGTCCCGGCGGTGCGCGAGAGCCTGGCCGATGTCAACTACCTCGCCGACGAGGGCATCGCCGGCGTCGTGTACCTGGCCGACCGGCTCCAGAAGCCCATCCTCGTGGAGGGGCCCGCCGGTACCGGCAAGACGCAGCTCGCCAAGTCGGTGGCCGAGATCACCGGTTCGCGCCTCATCCGCCTCCAGTGCTACGAGGGCCTCGACGAGTCCAAGGCGCTGTACGAGTGGAACTACAAGAAGCAGCTCCTGCGCATCCAGGCCGAACGCAACACCGACGGCACGTGGGACGACATCGAAGACGACATCTTCTCCGACGACTTCCTCCTCACCCGGCCCCTCCTCGAGGCCATCCGGGCCGAGGATCCGGTCGTGCTGCTCATCGACGAGGTCGACCGCGTCGAGGTCGAGACCGAGGCGCTGCTCCTCGAGATCCTCTCCGACTACCAGGTGTCCATCCCCGAGCTGGGCACGGTGTCGGCTCGGCAGATCCCGCTCGTGTTCCTCACCTCCAACAACACCCGTGAGCTGTCCGAGGCGCTCAAGCGGCGGTGCCTGTTCCTGCACATCGACTACCCGGACCTCGAGCGCGAGAAGGAGATCGTCCTGGCCAAGGTGCCGGACATCACCGAGAGCCTGGCCGACCAGGTCGCCCGCATCGTGCGCTCCATCCGCCAGCTCGAGCTGAAGAAGTCGCCTTCGGTGTCGGAGACCCTCGACTGGGCCCGCACCCTCGTCCTGCTCGGCATCGAGCAGGTCGACGAGGCGCAGGCCACCGAGACCATCAACATCCTGCTGAAGTACCAGACCGACATCGCCAAGGCCATCAAGGAGTTCGGCGGCGACGGCCAGGCCTGGGTGCGGGGCGGCAAGACCCCCTCCTCGCAGAAGAGCTGA
- a CDS encoding RCC1 repeat-containing protein yields the protein MRRARDGRGARLLAPVLITAVLAVLAVLLAPGGAGAQRLGPAATRAGGTPEAALGSISQVAGGDGHSCFRLSTGNVKCSGNNFNGQLGDGTRNSRLEPVLVSNPNGTGPLGDVAEVATGGDISCARLANGQVRCWGINVDDQLGGGSPALSSAFPVVVSNTAGTGPLTNVTQITVGAGHACARLGNGQAVCWGFNASGQLGDGTTTSPPRPVAVSNPAGTGSLTNVSRVAAGNSHTCARLTTGQLRCWGANASGRLGDGTTTDRLRPVVVKNPAGTGPLTDVSKVATGHSHTCARLTSGQLRCWGANSDGRVGDGTTTNRLLPVVVSNPAGSGSLRDVSKVAAGAAHTCVRLTSGQARCWGSNANGRLGDGTTTDRPRPVVVSNPAGNGPLTDVKDVAAGVAHTCVKLGSKNARCWGQDSVGRLGDGAGGGSVRPAVVQDGADLGALGGITQIVGGGLHVCGRTTAGEARCWGFNDAGQTGNDDTSTSEATAVPVVGTTGSGRLSGIVQLAAGSRHTCARLTTGQVRCWGDNFFSGGALGDGSTTSSGRPVVVSNATGTGPLTGVAQIAAGAGTSCAVLVNGQARCWGFNSAGEVGDNTTTNRTRPVTVLNAAGTGPLTDVAEIAIASGAACARLTTGQVRCWGNNANGRLGDGTTTNRPLPVTVLSPAGSGALTDVAQISIAQGHACARLNINEVRCWGNGADGRLGDGTGTTRVLPTAVLNPQGNGPLTGVGQVVANGSGTCARVGAQVRCWGDSVNGETGDNVGADRVLPVTVLDPPGLGPLTSVTQVARTGASACALLSNGEVRCWGDNAFGSIGDGTTGTDRFLATATQV from the coding sequence ATGCGACGAGCCCGCGATGGCCGAGGGGCGCGGCTGCTCGCCCCTGTCCTGATCACGGCGGTTCTGGCCGTGCTCGCCGTGCTGTTGGCACCCGGTGGTGCCGGGGCCCAGCGCCTCGGTCCGGCGGCGACCCGGGCGGGCGGAACGCCGGAGGCGGCGCTCGGGAGCATCTCCCAGGTCGCGGGTGGCGACGGGCACTCGTGCTTCCGGCTGAGCACGGGCAACGTGAAGTGCTCCGGGAACAACTTCAACGGGCAGCTCGGCGACGGCACCCGCAACAGCCGCCTCGAGCCGGTGCTGGTGTCCAACCCGAACGGCACCGGTCCGCTCGGCGACGTGGCCGAGGTGGCCACCGGTGGAGACATCTCGTGTGCCCGCCTGGCCAACGGCCAGGTCCGCTGCTGGGGCATCAACGTGGATGACCAGCTCGGTGGCGGGTCGCCCGCGCTCAGCAGCGCCTTCCCCGTCGTCGTGTCGAACACCGCGGGGACCGGGCCGCTCACCAACGTGACGCAGATCACCGTCGGGGCCGGGCACGCGTGTGCCCGCCTGGGCAACGGCCAGGCGGTGTGCTGGGGATTCAATGCGTCGGGGCAGCTCGGCGACGGCACCACCACCTCGCCGCCGCGGCCCGTGGCGGTCTCGAACCCGGCGGGCACGGGGTCGCTCACCAACGTGTCGAGAGTCGCGGCCGGCAACTCCCACACGTGTGCGCGGCTGACCACGGGCCAGCTCCGCTGCTGGGGGGCGAACGCGAGCGGCCGCCTGGGTGACGGGACGACGACCGACCGCCTGCGGCCGGTCGTGGTGAAGAACCCGGCGGGCACCGGTCCCTTGACCGACGTCTCCAAGGTGGCGACCGGCCACTCGCACACGTGTGCGCGCCTGACGTCGGGGCAGCTGCGGTGCTGGGGGGCGAACAGCGACGGGCGGGTCGGCGACGGCACCACGACGAACCGGCTGCTCCCCGTGGTGGTGTCGAACCCTGCGGGGTCGGGCTCGTTGAGGGACGTGTCGAAGGTGGCGGCGGGGGCGGCCCACACGTGCGTCCGACTGACCTCGGGCCAAGCCAGGTGCTGGGGCTCGAACGCGAACGGCCGCCTCGGCGACGGCACGACCACCGACCGGCCACGTCCCGTGGTGGTGTCGAACCCGGCGGGCAACGGCCCGTTGACCGACGTGAAGGACGTCGCCGCCGGTGTGGCGCACACGTGCGTGAAGCTCGGCTCCAAGAACGCCCGCTGCTGGGGTCAGGACAGCGTCGGCCGACTCGGCGACGGCGCCGGGGGCGGCAGTGTGCGGCCCGCGGTCGTGCAGGACGGCGCGGACCTGGGCGCCCTCGGCGGCATCACCCAGATCGTCGGCGGCGGCCTCCACGTGTGTGGGCGGACGACCGCCGGCGAGGCCCGCTGCTGGGGCTTCAACGACGCCGGGCAGACGGGCAACGACGACACCAGCACCTCGGAGGCGACCGCGGTCCCGGTGGTCGGGACCACGGGGTCGGGCCGCCTCTCCGGGATCGTGCAGCTGGCGGCGGGGAGTCGCCACACTTGTGCGCGCCTGACCACCGGCCAGGTTCGGTGTTGGGGGGACAACTTCTTCAGCGGTGGTGCACTGGGCGACGGCAGCACCACCAGCAGCGGCCGACCAGTGGTCGTCTCCAACGCCACCGGCACCGGTCCGCTGACCGGCGTCGCCCAGATCGCGGCCGGCGCCGGCACCTCCTGCGCGGTCCTCGTCAACGGGCAGGCCCGGTGCTGGGGCTTCAACTCCGCAGGCGAGGTGGGGGACAACACCACCACGAATCGCACCCGTCCCGTGACGGTGCTCAACGCGGCGGGAACCGGTCCGCTGACCGACGTCGCCGAGATCGCGATCGCCAGCGGCGCCGCCTGCGCCCGGCTGACCACCGGGCAGGTCCGGTGCTGGGGCAACAACGCCAACGGTCGTCTGGGGGACGGCACCACCACCAACCGCCCCCTGCCGGTGACCGTCCTCAGCCCCGCGGGGTCCGGCGCGCTGACGGACGTGGCCCAGATCTCGATCGCCCAGGGTCACGCCTGCGCCCGCCTCAACATCAACGAGGTGCGGTGCTGGGGCAATGGAGCAGACGGGCGGCTGGGCGACGGCACCGGGACCACCCGGGTGCTGCCGACCGCAGTCCTGAACCCGCAGGGCAACGGCCCGCTGACGGGCGTCGGTCAGGTCGTGGCCAACGGCTCGGGGACGTGCGCCCGGGTCGGGGCACAGGTGCGTTGCTGGGGTGACAGCGTGAACGGGGAGACCGGGGACAACGTCGGCGCCGACCGCGTGCTGCCCGTGACGGTGCTCGACCCGCCGGGGCTTGGTCCGCTGACCAGCGTGACCCAGGTCGCACGGACCGGGGCCAGCGCGTGCGCGCTGCTCTCGAACGGCGAGGTGCGCTGCTGGGGCGACAACGCCTTCGGGTCCATCGGTGACGGCACCACGGGCACCGACCGCTTCCTGGCGACGGCCACGCAGGTCTGA
- a CDS encoding glutamate-5-semialdehyde dehydrogenase, translated as MSIADLGLRAKAASRALATASTREKDAGLLLAADGLLECADEVLAANAVDVERAEGEGVSATVVDRLRLTPAKIEGMAGGLRQVATLPDPVGEILDGWTRPNGLRIHRVRVPLGVVAIIYENRPNVTSDAAALCVKAGNAAFLRGSSGAITSNIAIAKVLRDAFAAAGLPEDSVVLVEDTTREGAVEFMQQRASIDCLIPRGGPSLIASIREHATVPFVIDGDGNCHVYVDESADLAMAEAIVVNAKTQRPSVCNALESIVVHQKVAEPFLTRLAPALEGVELVGDDHTRSILPSAGAASEADWGTEFLDLKASVRVVDSLDQAIDHINRYGSGHSEAIVTRDLESAERFTAEVDAAAVLVNASTRFVDGEEFGFGAEIGISTQKLHARGPMGLRELTTAKYVVHGEGQIRG; from the coding sequence ATGTCCATCGCTGATCTGGGACTCCGGGCCAAGGCCGCCTCTCGGGCGCTGGCCACGGCTTCCACCCGTGAGAAGGACGCCGGTCTGCTCCTGGCCGCCGACGGGCTCCTCGAGTGTGCCGACGAGGTGCTCGCCGCCAACGCCGTGGACGTGGAGCGGGCCGAGGGCGAGGGCGTGAGCGCCACGGTCGTCGACCGCCTCCGACTCACGCCCGCCAAGATCGAGGGCATGGCCGGCGGCCTGCGCCAGGTGGCCACCCTGCCCGACCCCGTCGGGGAGATCCTCGACGGCTGGACCCGCCCCAACGGCCTGCGCATCCACCGCGTGCGGGTCCCGCTCGGCGTCGTGGCCATCATCTACGAGAACCGGCCCAACGTCACCAGCGACGCGGCGGCACTGTGCGTCAAGGCGGGGAATGCCGCGTTCCTCCGGGGTTCTTCCGGTGCCATCACCTCGAACATCGCGATCGCGAAGGTGCTGCGCGACGCCTTCGCGGCCGCCGGCCTGCCCGAGGACTCGGTCGTGCTGGTCGAGGACACCACCCGCGAAGGCGCGGTCGAATTCATGCAGCAGCGCGCCAGCATCGACTGCCTCATCCCGCGGGGTGGGCCGTCGCTCATCGCGTCGATCCGCGAACACGCCACCGTCCCCTTCGTGATCGACGGCGACGGCAACTGCCACGTCTACGTCGACGAGTCCGCCGATCTCGCCATGGCCGAGGCCATCGTCGTCAACGCCAAGACCCAGCGGCCCTCGGTGTGCAACGCCCTCGAGTCCATCGTCGTGCACCAGAAGGTGGCCGAGCCCTTCCTCACCCGCCTGGCGCCGGCGCTCGAGGGGGTCGAGCTCGTGGGTGACGACCACACCCGGTCGATCCTGCCTTCTGCCGGTGCGGCGTCCGAGGCCGACTGGGGCACTGAGTTCCTCGACCTCAAGGCCTCGGTGCGGGTCGTGGACTCGCTCGACCAGGCCATCGACCACATCAACCGGTACGGCTCGGGCCACAGCGAGGCCATCGTCACCCGGGACCTCGAGTCGGCCGAGCGCTTCACCGCGGAGGTCGACGCCGCCGCGGTCCTGGTCAACGCCTCCACCCGCTTCGTCGACGGCGAGGAGTTCGGGTTCGGCGCCGAGATCGGGATCTCCACCCAGAAGCTCCACGCCCGGGGCCCGATGGGCCTGCGCGAGCTCACCACCGCCAAGTACGTCGTCCACGGCGAGGGCCAGATCCGAGGCTGA
- a CDS encoding AAA family ATPase: MNGDRALADAVSDFVDALSPVMAEIAADLDGVDADDLRHDVVLEAYNLSLAFIDCDDRQSDDELLGLIEAFGPRLDSQLDHATPALIREAGLVTGKQSELSQTTVLFDILRKADERHGTGHARRYYDLALQIAYTVASLDARPSEAELRAIDDYRGLLLHALDGIRARAPERRHDATTPEPGVGPAGPATATAASGPAGAPAPPDEEPLPPARPIEELLAELDGLVGLAGVKAEVKLVSDLIAVQNLRRERGLPVLDTSRHLVFTGNPGTGKTTVARLVAQIFRTLGVVDKGQLVETDRSQLVVGYIGQTATRVREVFDKADGGVLLIDEAYALARGGERDFGIEAIDTIVKLVEDRRDSVVVIAAGYPDEMADFINANPGLTSRFPRTIAFADYTDDELVAIFSSQADKAGYRCSPEVVARVRAWFEAQPRGKGFGNGRLARNLFEEAVGRQASRIVAGATPTDEQLGAFSPEDIPAPAAAPTT; the protein is encoded by the coding sequence GTGAACGGCGACCGCGCCCTCGCGGACGCCGTGAGCGACTTCGTCGACGCGTTGAGCCCCGTGATGGCCGAGATCGCCGCGGACCTCGACGGCGTCGACGCCGACGACCTGCGCCACGACGTCGTCCTCGAGGCCTACAACCTCAGCCTCGCCTTCATCGACTGCGACGACCGCCAGTCCGATGACGAGCTCCTGGGCCTCATCGAGGCCTTCGGCCCCCGCCTGGACAGCCAACTCGACCACGCCACCCCCGCGCTCATCCGAGAGGCCGGCCTGGTCACCGGCAAGCAGTCCGAGCTGTCGCAGACGACCGTGCTCTTCGACATCCTCCGCAAGGCCGACGAACGCCACGGCACCGGCCACGCTCGCCGCTACTACGACCTCGCGCTGCAGATCGCGTACACCGTCGCCTCCCTCGACGCCCGACCGTCCGAAGCCGAGCTGCGCGCCATCGACGACTACCGGGGCCTGCTCCTGCACGCCCTCGACGGGATCCGGGCGCGCGCCCCGGAGCGGCGCCACGACGCCACCACCCCCGAGCCGGGTGTGGGACCGGCGGGCCCGGCCACCGCCACGGCCGCCAGTGGACCGGCGGGGGCGCCGGCACCGCCCGACGAGGAGCCCCTTCCCCCTGCTCGGCCCATCGAGGAGCTGCTCGCCGAGCTCGACGGGCTCGTCGGCCTGGCCGGGGTCAAGGCCGAGGTCAAGCTCGTGTCCGACCTCATCGCGGTGCAGAACCTGCGCCGCGAGCGGGGGTTGCCCGTGCTCGACACCAGTCGCCACCTCGTCTTCACGGGCAACCCGGGCACGGGCAAGACCACGGTCGCGCGCCTGGTGGCCCAGATCTTCCGCACCCTCGGGGTGGTGGACAAGGGCCAGCTCGTCGAGACCGACCGGTCCCAGCTGGTGGTCGGCTACATCGGCCAGACCGCCACCCGGGTGCGGGAGGTGTTCGACAAGGCCGACGGCGGGGTCCTCCTCATCGACGAGGCCTACGCGCTGGCACGCGGCGGCGAACGCGACTTCGGCATCGAAGCCATCGACACCATCGTCAAGCTCGTCGAGGACCGCCGCGACTCGGTCGTGGTCATCGCCGCCGGCTACCCGGACGAGATGGCCGACTTCATCAACGCCAACCCGGGCCTCACCTCGAGGTTCCCGCGCACGATCGCCTTCGCCGACTACACCGACGACGAGTTGGTGGCCATCTTCTCGTCCCAGGCCGACAAGGCCGGCTACCGGTGCTCCCCCGAGGTGGTCGCCAGGGTGCGGGCGTGGTTCGAGGCCCAGCCCCGGGGCAAGGGCTTCGGCAACGGCCGCCTCGCCCGCAACCTGTTCGAAGAGGCGGTCGGACGCCAGGCCAGCCGGATCGTGGCGGGAGCCACCCCCACGGACGAGCAGCTCGGTGCGTTCTCGCCCGAGGACATCCCGGCGCCGGCAGCGGCCCCCACGACGTGA
- a CDS encoding extracellular solute-binding protein — translation MTRRIGAVLLCMVLAAGAVACSTGGDESSSDTVAEDGLLGEDPGDCVVVDMAVSPEKIDLMTDLARTFNDSDDAQLGDECIFVRPQRKSSGGSEQLLRDGWDEAVEGPLPVIWSPASSAWGAVLNQQLTDQGDEPIATEGEPFMLTPLVIAMPEPMAEALGYPDEPVGWADVLRLSRDPEGWAAFGHPEWGPFRLGKTNPNFSTSGLSALIAQAYANTGKTEGLTIEDLDQPEVAEAARDVESAVVHYGDTTLTFLNNMYRADQRGNALTYASAIAVEEKSVIDYNTGNPDGVLDPGEEPRPPRVPLVAIYPEEGTLFSDNPLITLDAEWVSQAEQDAAAKFIEFVQQPENQERVLEFGFRPGNPDVALAAPIVAENGVDPDQPQTLLEVPEPEVMVALLDKWDRQRKGAQVILLMDVSGSMGDIGDPDSGETKLDLAKRAAIEALDDFAEQDEVGLRVFSTDLGPSGTAEFVDVVPVGPIADQREQLADAIADLVPTNGTPLYSATQAAYEDAVAAFDPDRINAVVLLSDGVNDDGDTSDDDEQLDELLASLQSDSEGQLSSPVRVFPIAYGGDADLATLRRIAEASTAAVYDASDPTSIDKVFAAVVSNF, via the coding sequence ATGACGAGACGCATCGGAGCGGTCCTGCTGTGCATGGTGCTGGCCGCCGGCGCCGTGGCCTGCTCGACCGGTGGCGACGAGAGCAGCTCGGACACCGTGGCCGAGGACGGCCTGCTCGGCGAGGACCCGGGCGACTGCGTGGTCGTCGACATGGCGGTCTCCCCCGAGAAGATCGACCTCATGACCGACCTGGCCCGCACCTTCAACGACTCGGACGACGCCCAGCTGGGCGACGAGTGCATCTTCGTGCGGCCGCAGCGCAAGTCGTCCGGCGGCAGCGAGCAGCTCCTGCGCGACGGCTGGGACGAGGCGGTCGAGGGCCCGCTCCCGGTCATCTGGTCACCCGCCTCCAGCGCGTGGGGCGCGGTGCTCAACCAGCAGCTCACCGACCAGGGTGACGAGCCCATCGCCACCGAGGGCGAGCCGTTCATGCTCACCCCGCTGGTCATCGCCATGCCCGAGCCCATGGCCGAGGCCCTCGGCTACCCCGACGAGCCCGTGGGTTGGGCCGACGTCCTGCGCCTGTCCCGCGACCCCGAGGGCTGGGCCGCATTCGGCCACCCCGAGTGGGGCCCCTTCCGGCTGGGCAAGACCAACCCGAACTTCTCGACCAGCGGGCTGTCCGCCCTCATCGCCCAGGCCTACGCCAACACCGGCAAGACCGAGGGCCTCACCATCGAGGACCTCGACCAGCCCGAGGTGGCCGAGGCGGCCCGGGACGTCGAATCGGCCGTCGTGCACTACGGCGACACCACCTTGACCTTCCTCAACAACATGTACCGGGCCGACCAGCGGGGCAACGCCCTCACCTACGCCTCGGCCATCGCCGTCGAGGAGAAGTCGGTCATCGACTACAACACCGGCAACCCCGACGGTGTGCTCGACCCGGGCGAGGAGCCGCGTCCGCCCCGCGTCCCGCTCGTGGCCATCTACCCCGAGGAGGGGACGCTGTTCAGCGACAACCCCCTCATCACGCTCGACGCCGAGTGGGTGTCGCAGGCCGAGCAGGACGCCGCCGCCAAGTTCATCGAGTTCGTCCAGCAGCCCGAGAACCAGGAGCGGGTGCTCGAGTTCGGCTTCCGTCCCGGCAACCCCGACGTGGCTCTCGCCGCGCCGATCGTGGCCGAGAACGGGGTCGACCCCGACCAGCCCCAGACCCTCCTCGAGGTGCCCGAGCCCGAGGTGATGGTGGCTCTGCTCGACAAGTGGGACCGCCAGCGCAAGGGCGCGCAGGTGATCCTGCTCATGGACGTGTCCGGCTCCATGGGCGACATCGGCGACCCCGACTCCGGCGAGACCAAGCTCGACCTCGCCAAGCGCGCCGCCATCGAGGCGCTCGACGACTTCGCCGAGCAGGACGAGGTGGGGCTGCGCGTGTTCTCCACCGACCTCGGGCCATCGGGCACCGCCGAGTTCGTCGACGTCGTCCCGGTCGGCCCCATCGCCGATCAGCGAGAGCAACTGGCCGACGCCATCGCCGACCTCGTGCCCACCAACGGCACGCCGCTCTACAGCGCCACCCAGGCCGCCTACGAGGACGCCGTCGCCGCGTTCGACCCCGACCGCATCAACGCCGTGGTCTTGTTGTCCGACGGTGTGAACGACGACGGCGACACCTCCGACGACGACGAGCAGCTCGACGAGCTGCTCGCCAGCCTCCAGTCCGACAGCGAGGGCCAGCTCTCGTCGCCCGTGCGGGTCTTCCCCATCGCCTACGGCGGCGACGCCGACCTCGCCACCCTGCGCCGCATCGCCGAGGCCTCGACCGCCGCCGTCTACGACGCCAGCGACCCCACCTCGATCGACAAGGTCTTCGCCGCCGTGGTCTCCAACTTCTAG
- the murJ gene encoding murein biosynthesis integral membrane protein MurJ yields the protein MSNTGPERPGEAAATGRLVKSSAVVGVGTGLSRLSGLLRVGALTYALGATTLSDAYNLANTTPNIVYELILGGILSATLVPIFVDHLEHDDEEGTSTVVTVAVVSLAVLTLMAMLAAPLIIHIYALRLPTDEAAAQAEVAVPLLRLFLPQIFFYGLMSLGTALLNARRSFFAPAYAPILNNVVVIAMLVGFAVVAGSSPSLDQVQGDTSLLLLLGVGTTAGIVAMTVALWPAIRRAGIRLRFRFDLRHPSVRKVAGLSGWTLGYAACNQVALFVVLALATGEGAGAVSAYTYAFIFFQLPHGLLAVSIMTTFLPDLSAFAARLDFAGFRDRFGLGLRLLILVILPAAVGYVLLARPVIAALLERGAFGDTSGDLTAEVLAAMALGLVGFSVYLFVLRGFYALKDTRTPFLLNLFENAVNIALAFALVGRFGAQGLALAYAAAYSAAGLLAVFVLRRRIGGLDGRRTLSAIGRMAVAAVVMAVAVLLARELIGSNEGLGAVARTTAGVVVGAAVYLGALYALRLQELHELVARFRRRGAGNAATPAL from the coding sequence GTGAGCAACACGGGGCCCGAGCGGCCCGGCGAGGCGGCCGCCACCGGTCGCCTGGTCAAGTCCAGCGCGGTCGTCGGCGTCGGTACCGGGCTGAGCCGCCTGAGCGGCCTCCTGCGGGTCGGCGCGCTCACGTACGCGCTCGGTGCCACCACGCTGAGCGACGCGTACAACCTGGCCAACACCACGCCCAACATCGTCTACGAGCTCATCCTCGGCGGCATCCTCTCGGCCACGCTCGTGCCGATCTTCGTCGACCACCTCGAGCACGACGACGAGGAGGGCACCTCCACCGTCGTCACCGTGGCCGTCGTGTCCCTGGCGGTGCTCACGCTCATGGCCATGCTGGCGGCACCGCTCATCATCCACATCTACGCCCTGCGCCTGCCGACGGACGAGGCGGCGGCACAGGCAGAGGTGGCGGTGCCTCTCCTGCGCCTCTTCCTCCCCCAGATCTTCTTCTACGGCCTCATGAGCCTCGGCACCGCACTGCTCAACGCCCGTCGCTCGTTCTTCGCCCCGGCCTACGCCCCCATCCTCAACAACGTCGTGGTGATCGCGATGCTGGTGGGCTTCGCGGTGGTGGCCGGCAGCTCACCCAGCCTCGACCAGGTGCAGGGCGACACTTCGCTCCTGCTCCTGCTCGGGGTGGGCACCACCGCCGGCATCGTGGCCATGACGGTGGCCCTGTGGCCCGCCATCCGCCGTGCGGGCATCCGGCTCCGCTTCCGCTTCGACCTCCGGCACCCGTCGGTGCGCAAGGTCGCGGGGCTGTCGGGCTGGACCCTCGGCTACGCCGCCTGCAACCAGGTCGCCCTGTTCGTCGTACTGGCACTCGCGACGGGCGAGGGGGCCGGTGCCGTCTCGGCCTACACGTACGCCTTCATCTTCTTCCAGCTCCCCCACGGTCTCCTGGCCGTCTCGATCATGACGACGTTCCTGCCCGATCTCTCCGCGTTCGCCGCCCGCCTCGACTTCGCCGGGTTCCGCGACCGGTTCGGCCTGGGGCTGCGCCTGCTCATCCTGGTGATCCTGCCCGCCGCCGTGGGCTACGTCCTGCTCGCGAGGCCAGTGATCGCCGCCCTCCTCGAGCGAGGGGCCTTCGGCGACACCTCCGGCGATCTGACCGCCGAGGTGCTGGCGGCCATGGCCCTCGGCCTGGTGGGCTTCTCCGTCTACTTGTTCGTCCTCCGCGGCTTCTACGCGTTGAAGGACACCCGCACGCCCTTCCTGCTCAACCTGTTCGAGAACGCGGTCAACATCGCCCTGGCCTTCGCGCTGGTCGGCCGCTTCGGCGCCCAGGGGCTCGCCCTCGCCTACGCCGCGGCGTACTCCGCCGCCGGCCTCCTCGCGGTGTTCGTGCTGCGTCGTCGCATCGGCGGGCTCGACGGACGCCGCACCCTCAGCGCCATCGGGCGCATGGCGGTCGCAGCCGTGGTGATGGCTGTGGCGGTGCTCCTGGCCCGCGAGCTGATCGGTTCGAACGAGGGGCTCGGCGCGGTCGCCCGCACGACCGCCGGCGTGGTGGTGGGTGCTGCGGTCTACCTCGGCGCCCTCTACGCGCTCCGCCTCCAGGAGCTGCACGAGCTGGTGGCGCGCTTCCGGCGGCGAGGAGCGGGGAACGCCGCCACCCCTGCCCTGTAG
- a CDS encoding PspA/IM30 family protein — translation MGKLMRRWWKYWTAKLTGKFNESADPKIQLEQAIQEAQDQHRRLKEQAANVIANQKQTEMRLNRTLEELEKVTGNARQAVMMADEASKKGDQEKAAEYTRAAESIANRLIALESEVENLKALSLQSAQASDQAKAAVAQNSAQLQKKLAERQKLMGQLDQAKMQEQVNKAMASLSETVGEDVPTFDEVRDKIEARYAKAKGMSELQEESVESRMLEIEQATMNTEATARLSEIRAQMGLEAPAEAAAPQVEAAAEPAPAESPEPSA, via the coding sequence ATGGGAAAGCTCATGCGTCGGTGGTGGAAGTACTGGACCGCCAAGCTCACCGGGAAGTTCAACGAGAGCGCTGATCCGAAGATCCAGCTCGAGCAGGCCATCCAGGAAGCCCAGGACCAGCACCGCCGGCTCAAGGAGCAGGCGGCGAACGTCATCGCCAACCAGAAGCAGACCGAGATGCGGTTGAACCGCACCCTCGAAGAGCTCGAGAAGGTCACCGGCAACGCCCGCCAGGCCGTGATGATGGCCGACGAAGCGTCCAAGAAGGGCGACCAGGAGAAGGCAGCCGAGTACACCCGGGCCGCCGAGTCGATCGCCAACCGCCTCATCGCCCTCGAGAGCGAGGTCGAGAACCTGAAGGCGCTGTCGCTCCAGAGTGCCCAGGCCTCCGATCAGGCCAAGGCCGCCGTCGCCCAGAACTCCGCCCAGCTCCAGAAGAAGCTGGCCGAGCGCCAGAAGCTCATGGGCCAGCTCGACCAGGCCAAGATGCAGGAGCAGGTCAACAAGGCCATGGCCTCGCTCAGCGAGACCGTCGGCGAGGACGTCCCCACCTTCGACGAGGTGCGCGACAAGATCGAGGCCCGGTACGCGAAGGCCAAGGGCATGTCCGAGCTCCAGGAGGAGTCGGTCGAGAGCCGCATGCTCGAGATCGAGCAGGCCACCATGAACACCGAGGCCACCGCCCGCCTGTCGGAGATCCGGGCCCAGATGGGCCTCGAGGCGCCGGCCGAGGCGGCCGCACCGCAGGTGGAGGCCGCGGCCGAGCCCGCTCCCGCCGAGTCGCCCGAGCCGTCCGCCTGA